The following coding sequences lie in one Treponema socranskii subsp. buccale genomic window:
- a CDS encoding segregation and condensation protein A — MQSAESAVKTKRSYTAGEFEGPLDLLWTLIRESKINIYDIPIAEITDQYLEYLDYAVQTDLGDLSEFYSWAAKLLYIKSRMLLPVEIEYDDDDEDPRQELVDRLIEYQKFKRLSELMEAQEDTSEWNFERAKIQRVLPFDKDDGIWERIDTWDLLQQMQRIFRDMVSQYSNEKILNMYEEISINEKITLMNEKLEESGECMFTDLITRPGNEMDVICSFMALLEAVKDRMIAVFQNRLFGDIKICRIKEEHAASETAALDAGNTNT; from the coding sequence ATGCAGAGTGCGGAAAGTGCGGTAAAGACGAAGCGCAGCTATACGGCGGGCGAATTCGAAGGCCCGCTCGATTTATTGTGGACGCTTATCAGAGAAAGCAAAATCAATATCTACGATATCCCGATTGCCGAGATCACCGATCAATATCTTGAATATCTCGATTATGCCGTGCAGACCGATTTGGGCGATCTGTCGGAATTTTACAGTTGGGCGGCGAAGCTTCTCTATATTAAAAGCCGTATGCTGCTTCCCGTTGAAATCGAATACGACGACGATGACGAAGACCCGCGGCAGGAGCTCGTCGACCGCCTCATCGAATACCAAAAATTCAAACGACTGTCCGAACTCATGGAAGCGCAGGAAGATACGTCGGAGTGGAATTTCGAACGCGCGAAAATTCAGCGCGTGCTGCCTTTCGACAAAGACGACGGTATTTGGGAACGGATCGATACGTGGGATCTCCTCCAACAGATGCAGCGTATTTTCCGCGACATGGTTTCTCAGTATTCGAACGAAAAGATACTGAACATGTACGAAGAGATTTCGATCAACGAAAAGATTACGCTCATGAACGAAAAGCTCGAAGAATCGGGCGAGTGTATGTTTACGGATTTGATTACGCGGCCGGGAAACGAAATGGACGTCATCTGTTCGTTTATGGCGCTGCTCGAAGCGGTAAAAGACCGGATGATCGCGGTCTTCCAAAACAGGCTGTTTGGTGATATAAAGATATGCCGGATCAAAGAAGAGCACGCGGCCTCCGAAACGGCCGCCCTCGATGCCGGCAATACAAATACCTAA
- the rpsA gene encoding 30S ribosomal protein S1: MVIAIDGPAGTGKSTIASLLAKKLGITFLNSGSFYRALTLALLKNGIDLNDEAAVVDFCKKQKLDYVDSHLILNGDDVESLLHSDEVSAHAAGVSAFPEVRRIVNDRLRELTKSLDIVSEGRDMTTVVFPDADCKFYLDASLDVQAERRFKQGVSGMTLEEIKEAIKKRDEIDKNKKEGALVVAPDAVYIDTSTLTIEKVCEIILNQIHEKGSKMETQEVEKEQNRDSKDKFQTQLEESLNSLSTPENGQLVDGTVVAVTDDTVFVDVNCKSEGRIPKSEFGSKAPEVGDTVTVKLVNKFGKNGPEISKRQADEKRLWKDITQAFKDKIPIDGTVAKVVKGGFEVDLGGGIHAFLPISQSDSQKVEKPESLVGTESKMYIERLYSDNKANVVVNRRKYLEEQIGKARDEFFANVKIGDTVKGTVKSFTSFGAFIDLGGFDGLLHINDMSWGHVARPKDFVKKGQEIELKVIRMDEAEKRINLSLKHFTEDPWMHFEDTYHVNDVVKGKVTKLTDFGAFIELEEGIEGLVHISEFSWTKKVNKPSDMVKVGDEVECMILGYDIQAGRVSLGLKQVTANPWDTIGEKYPVGSRVKGKVIKITNAGAFIELEDGIDGFLHGDDISWTKKVKHPGSELEQDQEIEAVVIENDAESHRIRLGIKQLTDNPWKLFAETHKPGSTLEGEITSITEFGIFVKAPEGIEGLVNKTNLSEDRNVPFEEAVKNYKVGDKINVYVVDVNVEKEKIAFSVREFKKAQERAAISQYIAKPDENDGAYTFGDFLQTQKKD, translated from the coding sequence ATGGTTATTGCGATAGACGGACCTGCGGGTACCGGTAAAAGTACGATTGCATCTCTTCTTGCAAAAAAGCTCGGCATTACGTTTTTAAACAGCGGCAGTTTTTACCGCGCGCTCACGCTCGCGCTTTTAAAAAACGGCATCGATTTGAATGACGAGGCGGCGGTCGTCGATTTTTGCAAAAAACAAAAACTCGATTACGTCGATTCGCATTTGATTCTAAACGGCGATGACGTCGAATCCTTACTGCACTCGGACGAAGTGAGCGCTCACGCGGCAGGCGTGTCCGCGTTTCCCGAAGTACGCCGCATTGTCAACGATCGCCTTCGCGAATTGACAAAATCGCTCGATATCGTTTCTGAAGGGCGCGATATGACGACCGTCGTATTTCCCGATGCCGACTGTAAATTCTATCTCGACGCGTCGCTCGACGTACAAGCCGAGCGGAGATTTAAACAGGGCGTGAGCGGTATGACGCTCGAAGAGATCAAAGAAGCGATAAAAAAGCGCGACGAAATCGACAAAAACAAAAAAGAAGGCGCGCTCGTCGTCGCTCCCGACGCCGTATATATCGATACGTCCACCTTGACGATAGAGAAAGTTTGTGAGATAATATTAAATCAAATTCACGAAAAAGGGTCAAAGATGGAAACACAGGAAGTGGAAAAGGAACAAAACCGGGACTCCAAGGATAAGTTCCAGACACAATTAGAAGAATCTCTGAACAGTTTGAGCACGCCGGAAAACGGACAGCTCGTCGACGGGACGGTCGTCGCGGTTACCGACGATACCGTATTTGTCGATGTAAACTGCAAATCGGAAGGCAGAATCCCCAAATCGGAGTTCGGTTCAAAAGCGCCGGAAGTCGGGGATACGGTTACGGTTAAACTCGTCAATAAATTCGGCAAAAACGGTCCGGAGATTTCCAAACGGCAAGCCGATGAAAAGCGTTTGTGGAAAGACATTACCCAAGCGTTTAAAGATAAAATACCTATAGACGGTACCGTCGCGAAAGTCGTCAAAGGCGGTTTCGAAGTCGATTTGGGAGGCGGCATCCACGCGTTTTTGCCGATCAGCCAGTCCGACAGCCAAAAGGTTGAAAAGCCCGAATCGCTGGTCGGTACCGAAAGCAAAATGTATATCGAACGGCTGTATTCGGACAACAAAGCGAACGTCGTCGTCAACCGCAGAAAGTATCTCGAAGAACAGATCGGTAAAGCGAGAGACGAATTTTTTGCGAACGTAAAGATCGGCGACACGGTAAAGGGTACCGTGAAGAGCTTTACGAGTTTCGGCGCCTTTATCGACTTGGGCGGATTCGACGGACTTTTGCACATAAACGATATGAGCTGGGGACACGTCGCCCGTCCGAAAGATTTCGTCAAAAAAGGGCAGGAGATCGAACTCAAAGTGATCCGCATGGACGAAGCCGAAAAACGTATCAATCTTTCACTGAAGCACTTTACCGAAGACCCGTGGATGCATTTTGAAGACACCTATCACGTCAACGATGTCGTAAAAGGCAAAGTGACGAAGCTTACCGACTTCGGCGCCTTTATCGAACTGGAAGAGGGCATCGAAGGGCTCGTGCATATAAGCGAATTTTCGTGGACGAAAAAAGTCAATAAACCGTCCGACATGGTAAAAGTCGGGGACGAAGTCGAATGTATGATCCTCGGCTACGATATTCAAGCCGGCCGCGTATCGCTCGGTTTAAAGCAGGTGACGGCGAACCCGTGGGATACGATCGGCGAAAAATATCCGGTCGGCAGCCGCGTAAAGGGCAAAGTCATAAAGATCACGAATGCGGGCGCCTTTATCGAACTCGAAGACGGTATCGACGGGTTTTTGCACGGAGACGATATTTCGTGGACGAAAAAAGTCAAGCATCCGGGCAGCGAACTCGAACAGGATCAGGAAATTGAAGCGGTCGTCATCGAAAACGATGCGGAAAGTCACCGTATCCGGCTCGGCATTAAGCAGCTTACCGACAATCCGTGGAAACTCTTTGCCGAAACGCATAAGCCCGGTTCGACGCTTGAAGGTGAGATCACGTCGATCACGGAGTTCGGCATTTTCGTCAAAGCGCCGGAAGGCATCGAAGGTCTCGTTAATAAAACGAATTTGAGTGAAGACCGCAACGTACCCTTTGAAGAGGCGGTAAAAAATTATAAAGTCGGCGATAAGATCAATGTGTACGTCGTCGATGTCAACGTCGAAAAAGAAAAGATCGCTTTTTCCGTGCGCGAATTTAAAAAAGCGCAGGAGCGGGCGGCCATTTCGCAGTATATCGCAAAGCCGGATGAAAACGACGGCGCGTATACCTTCGGCGACTTTCTGCAGACGCAGAAAAAAGACTGA
- the scpB gene encoding SMC-Scp complex subunit ScpB — translation MELEKETALIETILFLESEPVSERSLANISQLSSEVVKKCIDALKERLAEKSSGIELQMITGGWSLVPKKELWLALRERYGSKSEGKLSRSAMETLSIIAYSQPITRGEIEAIRGVSADNMIRLLSERNLIKEVGKKDVPGKPVLFGTTKEFLKFFRLNSIAELPKLDEDEAERFELAR, via the coding sequence ATGGAGCTTGAAAAAGAAACTGCATTGATCGAAACGATTCTCTTCCTCGAAAGCGAGCCCGTGAGCGAGCGTTCGCTTGCAAATATTTCGCAGCTGTCGAGCGAAGTCGTCAAAAAGTGTATCGACGCTTTAAAGGAACGCCTCGCCGAAAAGTCGAGCGGCATCGAACTGCAGATGATCACCGGCGGCTGGTCGCTCGTCCCCAAAAAAGAATTGTGGCTGGCGCTGAGAGAACGTTACGGCTCCAAAAGCGAAGGAAAGCTTTCACGCTCGGCTATGGAAACGCTTTCGATCATCGCGTATTCGCAGCCGATCACCCGCGGTGAAATCGAAGCGATCAGAGGCGTATCCGCCGACAATATGATCCGTCTGCTTTCGGAGCGAAATTTAATAAAAGAAGTCGGCAAAAAAGACGTGCCGGGAAAACCGGTGCTCTTCGGTACGACAAAAGAATTTTTAAAATTTTTCCGCTTGAACAGTATAGCCGAATTGCCGAAGCTCGACGAAGACGAAGCCGAGAGGTTCGAGCTTGCCCGCTGA
- the nagA gene encoding N-acetylglucosamine-6-phosphate deacetylase translates to MKLCIHNATVLNGISQMDDCAVLIDGGKIADIFSENRFRQKIFDNDVTVIDAHGMYVAPGLIDTHIHGFKGHGTDDCTTEGILRMSVDLADYGVTAFNPTMYPSDEATMISSIKAIVRAMGREEGAKIMGIHLEGPFISPHKLGVQRPETVRSVDLDLMERLWEASEGHIVNMTVAPELKDMRRLALMCIDKGIVLQAGHTDAAYSNMVEGMQAGIFHSTHFFNAMSQMHHRNPGAVGAVLIHPEMTCEIIADGVHVHPDLFKLLQKDKTSDQIVLVTDALTPTEEAGDHLTANGEEVVFKDGCFHRKSDDVIAGSALTMIRGLKNLVSFGFPLSDAVKCASANPARIMKFQKKGMLVPGYDSDVIVFDKDFALRFVMVQGRMIKNVF, encoded by the coding sequence ATGAAATTATGTATACACAATGCGACGGTGCTGAACGGCATTTCGCAGATGGACGACTGCGCCGTTTTAATCGACGGCGGAAAGATCGCCGATATATTTTCCGAAAACCGTTTCCGTCAAAAAATATTCGACAATGACGTTACCGTTATCGACGCGCACGGCATGTACGTCGCACCCGGTTTAATCGACACGCATATACACGGATTTAAAGGGCACGGTACGGATGATTGCACAACCGAAGGCATACTCCGTATGTCGGTCGACCTTGCGGATTACGGCGTCACCGCTTTCAATCCGACGATGTATCCTTCCGACGAAGCGACGATGATTTCTTCGATCAAAGCGATCGTGCGCGCTATGGGACGGGAAGAGGGTGCGAAGATTATGGGGATCCATCTCGAAGGCCCCTTTATCTCGCCGCATAAACTCGGTGTGCAGCGGCCCGAAACGGTAAGGAGCGTAGACCTCGATTTGATGGAGCGGCTTTGGGAAGCCTCCGAAGGGCACATCGTCAATATGACCGTCGCTCCCGAATTGAAAGATATGCGGCGTCTCGCGCTTATGTGCATCGACAAGGGGATCGTGCTGCAGGCGGGACACACCGATGCCGCTTACAGCAATATGGTCGAAGGCATGCAGGCGGGTATTTTTCACTCGACGCATTTTTTCAACGCGATGAGCCAAATGCATCACCGGAACCCGGGCGCGGTCGGAGCGGTTCTCATCCATCCGGAAATGACGTGCGAAATCATCGCGGACGGAGTGCACGTACATCCCGATCTTTTTAAACTTTTGCAAAAAGATAAAACGAGCGATCAAATCGTGCTCGTTACCGATGCGCTCACTCCGACGGAAGAAGCGGGCGATCATCTTACGGCGAACGGAGAAGAAGTCGTTTTCAAAGACGGCTGCTTTCATCGGAAGTCCGACGACGTCATTGCCGGTTCCGCGCTTACGATGATTCGCGGATTGAAAAATCTCGTATCGTTCGGCTTTCCGTTGAGCGATGCGGTAAAATGCGCGTCGGCGAATCCCGCGCGTATTATGAAGTTTCAAAAAAAAGGTATGCTCGTACCCGGTTACGACAGCGACGTTATCGTTTTCGATAAGGATTTTGCGCTGCGTTTTGTCATGGTGCAGGGACGTATGATAAAAAATGTATTTTAA
- a CDS encoding sigma-54-dependent Fis family transcriptional regulator, translating into MTSIGLDELNTLIEINNRINSNYADLDALLVYILEAAMRLVHCESSSLLLVNADDTLRFVIALGPKGAEAKDIPVDKSSIAGWVASHRQPLILRDVVNDPRFSDHVQHKTGYVSKTMIAVPLCVGDECIGVIELINKAGGEYFDDDDLEILNMLCSQAGIAYRNAAKYQSAQNKISALQNTLSAGSDYHPFIAKSPVISDLLKMIDGIAKTNLSIIITGESGVGKELVAEQIHRKSDREGKPFVRVNCAALSPSLLESELFGHVKGAFTDAKADHKGYFETADGGTIFLDEIGEMPLELQAKLLRVIQSKQFQKVGSSKTVSVDVRVVAATNRDLEAMMSEQKFRSDLYFRLSGIPLKVPPLRERKEDIPALADFFLQKFSGETKKNFTGFSRSAMDALYSYYWPGNIRELENSIERACVLGTPPLINAFDLRIGYEERGSGKNEIERMAEEYASDASGDRSLKEAVNKFKSAYVRKILEETAWNKTKAGKILGIQRTYVSRLLNDLRDREEESEEM; encoded by the coding sequence ATGACTTCGATTGGTTTAGATGAACTCAATACGCTCATCGAAATCAACAACAGGATCAATTCGAATTACGCCGATTTGGACGCGCTGCTCGTCTACATCCTCGAAGCGGCGATGCGTCTCGTTCACTGCGAATCGTCGTCGCTGCTGCTCGTAAACGCCGACGATACGCTGCGTTTCGTCATCGCGCTCGGGCCGAAAGGGGCGGAAGCGAAAGACATTCCCGTCGATAAAAGCAGTATTGCCGGCTGGGTCGCATCTCACCGGCAGCCGCTTATCCTGCGGGATGTCGTAAACGATCCGCGTTTTTCCGATCACGTGCAGCATAAGACAGGCTATGTTTCCAAAACGATGATAGCGGTTCCGCTGTGCGTCGGCGACGAATGCATCGGCGTCATCGAATTGATAAACAAAGCGGGCGGAGAGTATTTCGACGACGACGATCTCGAAATACTCAATATGCTGTGCAGTCAAGCGGGCATAGCGTACAGGAATGCGGCGAAGTATCAGTCCGCGCAGAATAAAATTTCCGCGCTGCAAAATACGCTTTCGGCGGGGAGCGATTACCATCCGTTTATCGCAAAGAGCCCGGTCATTTCGGATCTGCTCAAGATGATCGACGGCATCGCGAAGACGAATCTTTCGATCATCATCACCGGCGAAAGCGGTGTCGGAAAAGAGCTCGTTGCCGAACAGATACACAGAAAAAGCGATCGGGAGGGAAAGCCTTTCGTGCGGGTCAACTGCGCAGCTCTTTCTCCTTCGCTGCTCGAAAGCGAGCTTTTTGGGCACGTGAAAGGCGCGTTTACCGATGCAAAAGCCGATCACAAAGGCTATTTTGAAACGGCAGACGGCGGAACGATTTTTCTCGACGAAATAGGAGAGATGCCGCTCGAACTGCAGGCGAAACTTTTGCGCGTCATACAATCGAAGCAGTTTCAAAAAGTCGGATCGAGCAAAACCGTGTCGGTCGACGTGCGCGTCGTCGCTGCGACGAACCGCGACCTCGAAGCGATGATGAGCGAGCAAAAGTTCCGAAGCGATCTGTACTTCCGCTTGAGCGGCATACCTTTAAAAGTTCCTCCGCTTCGCGAGCGGAAAGAGGATATTCCCGCTCTTGCCGATTTCTTTTTGCAAAAGTTTTCGGGAGAAACGAAAAAGAATTTTACCGGCTTTTCGCGTTCGGCGATGGATGCGCTGTATTCGTATTATTGGCCGGGAAACATCCGCGAGCTCGAAAATTCGATCGAACGCGCATGCGTGCTCGGTACGCCTCCTCTTATCAATGCGTTCGACCTCCGCATCGGTTATGAAGAGCGCGGGAGCGGGAAAAACGAAATCGAACGTATGGCGGAGGAATACGCGTCGGACGCGAGCGGCGACCGCTCTCTCAAAGAAGCGGTGAATAAATTTAAAAGCGCCTACGTGAGGAAAATTTTGGAAGAAACCGCTTGGAATAAAACGAAAGCGGGAAAAATACTCGGCATCCAGCGGACATACGTTTCGCGCTTGCTGAACGATCTTCGCGACCGCGAAGAAGAATCGGAAGAGATGTGA
- a CDS encoding pseudouridine synthase: MRLQAYLARSGVASRRASEEYIASGRVSVNGKVVTATGTKVSSGDEVAVDGKIVSPEKEFRYVLLNKPAGYVCSLSDEKGRPVASDLLKSAYAERLYNVGRLDMFSTGLIIFTNDGGFAATLSHPSAELEKEYAVETSTHIPRTLAADFEKGIRIDNIFYRCIKAEERNARKMHIVLIEGKNREIRRVFEYYQVGIKSLERVRIGNVTADGLKRGEFRNLTKSEVQGLLALCKNNPAERF, translated from the coding sequence ATGAGGCTGCAGGCATACCTCGCGCGATCGGGTGTCGCAAGCCGCCGCGCGTCGGAAGAGTACATCGCGTCGGGGCGCGTTTCGGTAAACGGAAAAGTCGTTACGGCGACCGGTACGAAAGTGTCGTCCGGCGATGAAGTGGCGGTCGACGGCAAAATCGTTTCGCCCGAAAAAGAGTTCCGCTACGTGCTTCTCAATAAACCTGCCGGTTACGTGTGCTCTCTTTCCGATGAAAAGGGGAGACCCGTCGCATCCGATTTGTTAAAATCCGCATACGCCGAAAGATTGTACAATGTCGGACGTCTCGACATGTTCAGCACCGGTTTAATAATTTTTACGAACGACGGCGGCTTTGCGGCAACCCTTTCTCATCCTTCGGCGGAACTCGAAAAAGAATACGCCGTCGAAACGAGTACGCATATTCCTCGCACGCTTGCAGCCGATTTTGAAAAGGGCATCCGCATAGATAATATATTTTACCGCTGCATCAAAGCCGAAGAACGCAATGCGCGCAAAATGCACATCGTTTTGATCGAAGGTAAAAACCGTGAAATCAGGCGCGTGTTCGAATATTATCAAGTCGGTATCAAATCGCTTGAGCGCGTGCGGATCGGAAACGTAACGGCCGACGGCCTTAAACGCGGCGAGTTCCGCAATTTAACGAAGAGCGAAGTGCAAGGGCTCCTCGCGCTTTGCAAAAACAACCCTGCCGAAAGATTTTAA
- the nagB gene encoding glucosamine-6-phosphate deaminase, whose translation MRVVVKKNYDECSVWAAHHIARRIVDYNPTESNPFVLGLPTGSTPLGTYKTLIELCKAGKVSFKNVVTFNMDEYVGLDDRHPQSYHYFMFDNFFNHIDINKNNIHILNGLAKDTEAECAAYEKAIEDAGGIRLFFGGIGSDGHIAFNEPGSSLASRTHVAILTKETIGANARFFGGDLSKVPTQALTVGVGTICDADEVVIMATGRVKARAVAEGVEGSVSHQWAVTALQLHKDAVIVCDDEAGEELKMKTVRYFTEIESHIEEKAL comes from the coding sequence ATGCGTGTTGTTGTTAAAAAAAATTACGATGAGTGTTCCGTATGGGCTGCGCATCATATTGCGCGGCGCATAGTCGATTATAATCCGACCGAATCGAACCCCTTTGTGCTCGGTCTTCCGACGGGCAGCACGCCGCTCGGAACGTATAAAACACTTATCGAATTGTGCAAGGCGGGAAAGGTTTCGTTTAAAAACGTCGTTACGTTCAATATGGACGAATATGTCGGTCTCGACGATAGGCACCCGCAAAGCTATCATTATTTTATGTTCGACAATTTTTTTAATCACATCGATATAAATAAAAACAATATCCATATATTGAACGGGCTTGCAAAGGATACGGAAGCCGAATGCGCCGCTTATGAAAAAGCGATCGAAGATGCGGGCGGCATACGTCTTTTTTTCGGCGGTATCGGAAGCGACGGACACATCGCGTTCAACGAACCCGGTTCCTCTCTCGCTTCTCGTACCCATGTTGCGATACTGACAAAAGAGACGATCGGAGCAAACGCCCGTTTTTTCGGCGGCGATCTTTCGAAAGTGCCGACGCAGGCGCTGACTGTCGGTGTCGGAACCATCTGCGATGCGGATGAAGTCGTTATCATGGCGACGGGCAGGGTGAAAGCGCGCGCGGTTGCCGAAGGCGTCGAAGGCTCCGTTTCTCACCAATGGGCGGTAACGGCGCTTCAACTGCACAAAGACGCGGTGATCGTCTGTGACGATGAAGCGGGCGAAGAGCTGAAAATGAAAACCGTGCGCTATTTTACCGAAATCGAATCGCATATCGAAGAGAAGGCGCTGTGA
- a CDS encoding tetratricopeptide repeat protein: MIEKKFEKATAGERLSQFMLKYRMQIIILTAAVVTGIVVYGISAAVVSSLTVKGISFVDTVEYDFIKGSDSLSEAEIETRRSDAMTKLTPYLSKGGIVGVRANMLAADIAYARKDYAAAKSYWTAVAAKGAKSYTAPLAYYNMAVCDENTGNLAEAAANYGKASGAKDFPLVSHARFSEARTYEALGDYKKASEAYTKLTANALGDAWTNLAETRLIALKAEGKIE, encoded by the coding sequence ATGATTGAAAAAAAATTTGAAAAAGCGACTGCGGGCGAACGCCTTTCGCAGTTTATGCTGAAATACCGCATGCAGATCATCATTTTGACTGCGGCAGTCGTTACGGGTATAGTAGTATACGGCATATCCGCCGCCGTCGTTTCATCTTTGACGGTAAAGGGTATTTCGTTCGTTGATACCGTCGAATACGATTTTATAAAGGGTTCCGATTCTCTTTCGGAAGCGGAAATCGAAACGCGTAGAAGCGATGCGATGACGAAGCTCACACCGTATCTTTCGAAAGGCGGCATCGTCGGTGTTCGGGCGAATATGTTGGCGGCGGATATCGCATACGCTCGTAAAGATTATGCTGCGGCAAAATCCTATTGGACGGCTGTCGCAGCGAAGGGCGCGAAGTCGTATACGGCACCGCTTGCTTATTACAATATGGCCGTCTGCGATGAAAACACCGGAAACCTTGCGGAAGCGGCTGCAAACTACGGAAAAGCTTCGGGCGCAAAGGATTTTCCGCTTGTATCTCACGCGCGTTTTTCCGAAGCTCGTACTTACGAAGCGCTCGGCGATTATAAAAAAGCGTCGGAAGCGTATACGAAGCTTACCGCGAACGCGCTCGGAGATGCGTGGACGAACCTTGCGGAGACGCGCCTTATCGCGTTGAAAGCCGAGGGTAAAATCGAGTAA
- a CDS encoding glycosyltransferase, producing the protein MTDIQAVSLFHMYCAISLIALVLYIPRLLYYVSGFKKPKRLFNPVQNRFAVIVPARNESAGIGLLLDSLARQTYDRKKFDTFVIVDSEDDPTCTIAKKYKGTYVQVVENQRCKGMALNGSLKELLSGTYGSYDAYIIIDGDNIASDDFIEEMNNGLASGAQIVLGKREVKNYLLGGKKLRSLATNCSALTYTFLDKMGNAFRTKAGIPCTMCGTGVMIRRDVIEKLGGWPYRSFTEDLEMTINAILHGWSSCFYEYAVVYTEEAISHKMLDRRRARWLIGYMQISFKYRNKIAKQTYASLHDRSLSVVQKIRGIRIRNFDFLYGFGPLFLFFGNTAVCFVLYMIASGIDYCNRGFINFSALKYGLVIMLILYGALVFYTFIALIIDPKALKITFGEKLAVLLYNPFFIAEYAYFYGMAFFTLLRDPHYGEDVSWQQIERIETVIKEAE; encoded by the coding sequence ATGACTGATATACAAGCCGTATCGCTTTTTCATATGTATTGCGCTATTTCACTGATCGCGCTCGTTCTCTATATACCGCGCTTATTGTATTACGTCAGCGGTTTTAAAAAGCCGAAACGCCTGTTCAATCCCGTACAAAACCGCTTTGCCGTCATTGTCCCCGCGCGAAACGAAAGCGCCGGTATCGGGCTCCTGCTCGACAGTCTCGCACGCCAAACCTACGACCGTAAAAAATTCGACACCTTTGTCATAGTCGATTCGGAAGACGATCCGACCTGCACCATAGCGAAAAAATACAAGGGTACCTATGTGCAAGTTGTCGAAAATCAAAGGTGTAAAGGAATGGCGCTCAACGGTTCGCTCAAAGAGCTGCTTTCGGGTACATACGGAAGTTACGATGCATATATCATCATCGACGGAGACAATATCGCTTCGGACGATTTTATCGAAGAGATGAACAACGGCCTCGCCTCCGGCGCTCAGATCGTGCTCGGAAAACGGGAAGTCAAAAATTATCTCCTCGGCGGGAAAAAACTCCGCTCGCTTGCGACGAACTGCAGCGCGCTTACGTACACGTTTCTCGACAAAATGGGAAACGCGTTCAGAACGAAAGCGGGTATCCCGTGTACGATGTGCGGGACGGGCGTTATGATCAGGCGCGACGTCATCGAAAAGCTGGGCGGATGGCCGTACCGCAGTTTTACCGAAGACCTTGAAATGACGATCAATGCGATCCTGCACGGCTGGTCGTCGTGCTTTTACGAATACGCAGTTGTCTATACCGAAGAAGCGATTTCTCATAAAATGCTCGATCGCCGTCGCGCGAGATGGCTCATCGGCTATATGCAGATCTCATTTAAATATCGCAATAAAATCGCAAAGCAAACCTACGCATCGCTTCACGACCGATCGCTTTCGGTTGTACAAAAGATACGGGGGATCCGCATACGAAATTTCGATTTTTTGTACGGATTCGGGCCGCTCTTTTTATTTTTCGGCAATACCGCCGTTTGTTTTGTACTGTACATGATCGCTTCAGGCATCGATTATTGTAATCGAGGGTTTATTAATTTTTCCGCTTTAAAATACGGCCTCGTCATCATGCTCATACTTTACGGAGCGCTCGTCTTCTATACGTTCATCGCGCTCATAATCGATCCGAAAGCGCTCAAGATCACGTTCGGCGAAAAGCTCGCCGTGCTTTTGTACAATCCGTTTTTTATAGCCGAATACGCATATTTTTACGGCATGGCGTTTTTTACGCTGCTGCGCGATCCCCATTACGGTGAAGATGTATCGTGGCAGCAGATCGAGCGCATCGAAACGGTGATAAAGGAAGCCGAATGA